Sequence from the Agrococcus sp. SL85 genome:
ACGGCCTCGGCGCTCGCCTGCACGTGCGCGGGGTCGTAGGCGTCCCACGAGACGCTCGGGATCCGCACGAGCGCCCGCAGGTCCTCCACGGTGCGCTCGAAGCCGGCGTCGACGGCGGCGAGGATCGCGCGATCGCGGTCGGTGAGGGTGGCTGCGGGCTGCGTCTCTGGAGTCGTCATGCGCACGATCCTAGGCGGCGATCGGCACGCGCTCCGGCGGTACGATGGGAGCCCGACGACCCCGCGACGCAAGGACCCGACGTGCCCCTCTTCAGCCGCTCCGACGCCAGCAAGGCTCAGCCCGAGCCGCAGCCGGAGGGCCGCCGCACGCCGAAGCAGTCCGAGCAGGTCGCGCGCAACCGCCGCCCCCTGGTCCCCGAGGACCGCAAGGAGGCGCGTCGCCAGATGCAGGACAAGATGCGGGCGGAGCGCGAGAAGGCGCGGCTCGGCTTCGAGCGCGGCGACGAGAAGTACCTGCCCGCGCGCGACAAGGGCCCCGTGCGCCGCTTCGTGCGCGACTGGGTCGACGCCCGCCTCTCGCTCGGCACGCTCGCCATGCCGATGATGATCGTCGTCCTCGTGCTCACGTTCATCAACGACCCGCAGTGGCGCCTCGTGGCGAACATCGTGCTGTGGTCGTTCGTGCTGCTCGTCGTGCTCGACTCGGTCTTCATGGCGTGGCAGCTCCGCCGCGCGGTGCGCGCGCGCTTCGGTGCGAAGGAGGCGAAGGGCAACGGCTGGTACGCCACGATGCGCGCCGTGCAGATGCCCTTCATGCGCATGCCGAAGCCGCAGACGAAGCTCTTCCGCTACCCGGAGTAGCCCCGGGCGGGCGCGCCGGCCGGTCGGCCGACGCTAGCGGGCCGCGAGGCCGCGGTTGATCTCGCGCGCCCAGCCGGGCCCGCGGTAGATGAACGCGGTGTAGCCCTGCACGAGGCTCGCGCCCGCCGCGAGGCGCTCGCGCACGTCGGCAGCGGTCTCGACGCCGCCGACCGAGACGACGTCGATCGCCTCGGGCAGCGCGGCGCGCAGGCGGCGCAGGACCTGGAGCGAGCGGGCGGCGACCGGGGGCCCCGAGAGGCCGCCCGCGCCGGCGGCCGCGACGACCGCGGGGTCGGACGCGAGGGCGTCGCGCGCGATCGTGGTGTTCGTGGCGATCACGCCGGCGAGCCCGAGCCGCGCCGCGAGCGCCGCGATGCCCTCGACCTGCTCGTCGTCGAGGTCGGGCGCGATCTTCACGAGCACGGGCGAGTCACCTGCGGCGCCGCGGATCGCGGCGAGGAGCGGCTCGAGCACGGCCTCGTCCTGCAGGCCGCGCAGCCCGGGGGTGTTCGGCGAGGAGACGTTGACCGCGAGGTAGTCGGCGACCGGCGCGAGGAGCCGCGTCGAGGCGAGGTAGTCGGCCTCGACCGCGGCGCGGTCGTCGGCGTCGACGACGCGGCTCTTGCCGATGTTCACGCCGATCACGGGGCGGGAGCGCGCCTCGCGGGCGGCGGCGATGCGCTCGGCGGCGGCCGCGGCTCCCCCGTTGTTGAAGCCCATCCGGTTGATGAGCGCCCGGTCGTCGACGAGGCGGAAGAGCCGCGGCCGATCGTTGCCGGGCTGCGGCCGCGCCGTGAGCGTGCCGACCTCCACGTGGCCGAAGCCGAGGGCGCCGAGGCCGGCGATCATCGTCGCGTCCTTGTCGAAGCCCGCGGCGATGCCGAAGGGGGTCGGGAAGTCGCGGCCGAGCGCGCGGGTCGCGAGCGCGGCGTCGGTGCGCACGCCCGGGCGCGCGAGGCCCGCAGCGCGGATCGCGGCGGCGCCGAGGTGGTGGGCGCGCTCCGGGTCGACGTGCCGGAAGCCGTGCCGGAAGAGCAGCTCGTAGGGGGTGGTCACGCCTCGGGCTCCTCGGTGCGCCGGTCCTCGCGGAGGCCCGCGATCGCGGTCTCGAAGTCGTCGAGCGACTCGAAGGCCTGGTAGACGCTCGCGAAGCGCAGGTAGGCGACCTCGTCGAGGGCGCGGAGCGGCGGCAGCACCGCGAGGCCGATGTCGTTCGCGTCGATCTGGCTCGCGCCGGTGGCGCGGATGGTCTCCTCGACGGCCTGGGCCACCTGCGCGAGGTCGGCGTCCGAGACGGGGCGGCCGCGGGCGGCCTTCCGCACGCCCTCGACGACCTTGTCGCGCGAGAAGGGCACGAGCACGCCGTTGCGCTTCACGACCGAGAGGCTCGCGGTCTCGGTCGTCGTGAAGCGGCGCCCGCACTCGGTGCACTGGCGGCGGCGGCGGATCGAGAGCCCGTCGTCGCTCGTGCGGGAGTCGACGACGCGCGAGTCGGGGTTGCGGCAGAAGGGGCAGTGCATCAGCGATCCCCCTCGAAGCGCGCCTCGATCGCCTCGCCGTGCGCGGGCAGCCGCTCGGCGGCCGCGAGCGCGACGACGTCGTCGCGCACGAGCGCGAGCGCGGCGCGGTCGTAGCGCACCACCTGCTGCGGCCGCAGGAAGGTCGCGGCGCCGAGGCCTGCGACGCGGCGGGCCTGGCCGCCCGTCGGGAGCACGTGGTTGGAGCCGGCGGCGTAGTCGCCGAGGCTCACGGGCGCGTGCGCGCCGAGGAAGATCGCGCCGGCGTGGCGGATGCGGGCGAGCACGGCGTCGTCGTCGGCGGTCTGGATGGCGAGGTGCTCGGGCGCGTAGGCGTCGCTGACGCGCGCGGCGTCGTCGAGGTCGCGCACGAGCACGATCGCCGACTGCTCCCCCGCGAGCGAGGCCGCGACGCGCTCGGCGGCGGGGGTCGTGGCCGCGCGGCGCGCGACGGCGGCGTCGACGCGGTCGGCGAGCGTCGCGTCGTCGGTGACGAGCACCGCGCTCGCAAGCTCGTCATGCTCGGCCTGGCTCACGAGGTCGGCGGCGACGAGCTCAGGGTCGGCGCTCGCGTCGGCGATCACGAGGATCTCGGTCGGGCCCGCCTCCGAGTCGACCCGCACGGCGCCGGAGACGGCGCGCTTGGCGGCCGCGACGAAGACGTTGCCGGGGCCCGTGACCACGTCGACGGGCGCGAGGCCGATGCCGGGCACGCCGTGCGCGAAGGCGCCGATCGCGCCCGCGCCGCCCATGGCGTAGACCTCGTCGACGCCGAGCAGCGCGCACGCGCCGAGGATCGTGGGGTGCGGGAGGCCGTCGTGGTCGGCCTGCGCGGGGCTCGCGACCGCGATCGAGCGCACGCCGGCCGCCTGCGCGGCGACGACGTTCATGACGACGCTCGACGGGTAGACGGCCTTGCCGCCGGGCACGTACAGGCCCACGCGGTCGACGGGCTGCCAGCGCAGCTCGACGACGGCGCCCTCGGCGACCTCGGCCCGGGTCGGCGGCGGCACCTGCGCGGCCGAGCCGATGCGCACGCGCGCGATGGCCGTCTCGAGCGCCGCGCGGACGGCGGGCTCGAGGGCGTCGCGCGCCTCGGCGATCGCCGGGGCGGGCACGCGGAGCGCCTGCGGGCGCACGCGGTCGAAGCGCTCGGCCTGCTCGAGCAGCGCCTCGGCGCCGCGCTCGCGCACGTCGTGCACGAGGCCGGCGGCGGCCGGCAGCGCCGCCTCCACGTCGATCGCGGGCCGCGGCAGCAGCGCGCGGAGCGCCTGCTCGTCGGGCAGGTCGGTGAGATCGAGTCGTCGGAGCACGGGCTCCATCGTATTCGCCCGACGACGGGCGCTATGCGATCGGAGCGGGTCCCAGCAGCGACGTGATCTCGCCGCACGCTGGAGCTGGACGCGGAGATCCTTTCGGATCTCCGCCCCGACGCCAGCGCCGACGCCCGTCTCGGGCGTCGGACGGCTATGCGATCGAAGCGGGTCCCAGCAGCGACTTGATCTCGCCGAAGAGGTCGCTCGACACCTTCACCTGCTGCGGCAGCGCGAACACGCGCTCCACCTCGGGCCGCTCGAGCGCGAGCCGCACGTCGGTGGGCCCCGAGTGGCGCTCGAGCAGCGAGCGCAGGTCGCGCATCGCCTGCATCGAGGCGCGGCGCTCGGGGATCCGCAGCTCGAGCGGCCGCGTCTCGTCGACGGGCTGCACGTCGGGGGTGTCGATCATGTTGGCGTGCAGCGTGAAGGCGTCGTCGCGCGTGCGCACGCGCCCCTTCACGACCACGACCTGGTCGGCGACGAGCGCCGGCCGGAACTCGAGGTACGACTTGCCGAGCACCATGATCTCGATCTCGCCGCCGAAGTCCTGCACGGCGATGATCCCGTAGGGGTTGCCGGAGTTGCGGGCGACGCGGTGCTGCACCGTCGTCACCAGGCCTGCGATCGTCACGGTGTCGCCGTCCTCGACGGTCTCCGCGAGCTCCTGGATCTGGTGGGTCGAGTGCTTCGCGAGCTCGAGCTCGAGGCCCGAGAGCGGGTGGTCGGAGACGTAGAGGCCGAGCATCTCGCGCTCGAACGCGAGCTTGTCGCGCTTGCCCCACTCCGGGCGCTCGGGCACGCGGTCGGCGACGGTGTCGAGGTCGTCGAAGATGTCGCCGAAGAGGTCGACCTGGCCGTTGGCCTCGTTGCGCTTCGTCTTCACGGCCGCCTCGACCGCGTCCTCGTGGATCTCGAGCATCGCGCGGCGCGTCGCCCCCATCGAGTCGAAGGCGCCCGACTTGATGAGCGACTCCACGACGCGCTTCGAGGCGACGCCGAGCGGCACCTTCTTCAGGAAGTCGTGGAACGCCGCGTAGCCACCCTCGCGCTCGCGCGCCGCGATGATGCCCTCGACGACGCCCTCGCCGACGTTCCGCACCGCGCCGAGCCCGAAGCGGATGTCGTCGCCGACGGCGGTGAAGTAGAGCGATGACTCGTTGACGTCCGGCGGCAGCACCGTGATGCCCATGCGGCGGCACTCGGAGAGATAGATCGCCATCTTGTCCTTGGAGTCGCCGACGCTCGTGAGGAGCGCGGCCATGTACTCCGCCGGGTAGTGCGCCTTGAGGTACGCGGTCCAGTACGAGATGACGCCGTAGGCGGCCGAGTGCGCCTTGTTGAACGCGTAGTCCGAGAAGGGCAGCAGGATGTCCCAGAGCGCCTTCACCGCGGCGGCCGAGTAGCCGCGCTCGAGCATGCCGCCCTCGAAGGTCGCGAACTGCTTGTCGAGCTCCGCCTTCTTCTTCTTGCCCATCGCGCGCCGCAGGATGTCGGCCTCGCCGAGCGAGTACCCGGCCACCTTCTGCGCGACGGCCATCACCTGCTCCTGGTAGATGATGAGGCCGTACGACTCGTTGAGGATCTCGGCGAGCGGCTCCTCAAGCTCCGGGTGGATGGGCGTGATCTCCTGCAGCCCGTTCTTGCGCAGCGCGTAGTTCGTGTGCGAGTCCGCGCCCATGGGGCCCGGTCGGTACAGCGCGATGACGGCCGAGATGTCCTCGAAGGAGTCGGGCCGCATGAGGCGCAGGAGCGAGCGCAGCGGCCCGCCGTCGAGCTGGAAGACGCCCAGCGTGTCGCCGCGCTGCAGCAGCTCGTAGGCGCCGCGGTCGTCGAGCTCGAGCGTCTCGAGGTCGAGCTCGATGCCCCGGTTGGCGCGGATGTTGTCGAGGGCGTCCGAGACGATCGTGAGGTTGCGGAGCCCCAGGAAGTCCATCTTGATGAGGCCGAGCGACTCGCACGCCGGGTAGTCGAACTGCGTGATGATCGCGCCGTCCTGCTCGCGCTTCATCACGGGGATGATGTCGATGAGCGGGTCGGACGACATGATGACGCCGGCCGCGTGCACGCCCCACTGGCGCTTCAGGTTCTCGAGGCCGCGCGCCGTCTCGAAGACGGTCTTCGCCTCCGGGTCGGTCTCGATGAGGGCCCGGATGTCGCCGGCCTCCTTGTAGCGCTCGTGCGAGGGGTCGAAGATGCCCGAGAGCGGGATGTCCTTGCCCATGACGGCGGGCGGCATCGCCTTCGTGAGCTTCTCGCCCATGCCGAAGGGGAAGCCGAGCACGCGCGAGGAGTCCTTGAGCGCCTGCTTCGACTTGATCGTGCCGTAGGTGACGATCTGCGCGACGCGCTCGGTGCCGTACTTCTCGGTCACGTACTTGATGACCTCGCCGCGGCGCCGGTCGTCGAAGTCGATGTCGAAGTCAGGCATCGAGACGCGGTCGGGGTTGAGGAAGCGCTCGAAGATGAGGCCGTGGTGGAGCGGGTCGAGGTCGGTGATGCGCATCGCGTACGCGGCCATCGAGCCCGCGCCGGAGCCGCGGCCCGGACCCACGCGGATGCCGTGGTCCTTCGCCCAGTTGATGAAGTCGGCGACGACGAGGAAGTAGCCGGGGAAGCCCATCTGCGAGATGACGCCCATCTCGTACTCGGCCTGCTGCCGCACGGCGTCGGGCACGCCCGCCGGGTAGCGGCGCTCGAGGCCCGCGGCCACCTCGGCGCGGAACCAGGACTCCTCCGTGTGGCCCTCGGGCACGGGGAAGCGCGGCATGTAGTTGGCCGACTCGTCGAACTCGACGTCGCAGCGCTCGGCGATGAGGAGCGTGTTGTCGCACGCCTCGGGCATGTCGCGGAAGAGGTGGCGCATCTCGGCCGCCGACTTCACGTAGTAGCCGCCGCCGTCGAGCTTGAAGCGGTTCGGGTCGTCCATCGTCGCGCCCGACTGCACGCACAGCAGCGCCTCGTGGCTCTTCGCGTCGTCGGCCGTCGTGTAGTGGAGGTCGTTCGTGGCTAGCAGCGGCAGGCCGAGGTCCTTGCCGAGCCGCAGCAGGTCGTCGCGGACGCGGCGCTCGATCTCGAGCCCGTGGTCCATGAGCTCGAGGAAGTAGCTCTCGGCGCCGAAGATGTCGCGGTAGCGCGCCGCCGCGGCGACGGCCTGGTCGTACTGGCCCAGGCGCAGTCGCGTCTGCACCTCGCCCGAGGGGCAGCCCGTCGTGGCGATGAGGCCCGCCGCGTGGCGCGCGAGCAGCTCGTCGTCCATGCGGGGCTTGAAGTAGTAGCCCTCCATCGAGGCGTAGGAGGAGAGCCGGAAGAGGTTGGAGAGGCCCTCGTTCGACTCGGCCAGGAGCGTCATGTGGGTGTACGCGCCGCCGCCGGACACGTCGTCGCCCGGCTGGGCGTCCTGCCCGCCCCACTTCACGCGCGTGCGCTCGGAGCGGTGGGTGCCCGGCGTGATGTACGCCTCGGTGCCGATGATCGGCTTCACGCCCTTCGCGCGCGCCGCCTTCCAGAACTCGTAGGCGCCGAAGACGTTGCCGTGGTCGGTCATCGCGACCGCCGGCATGCCGTGCTGCTCGACCGCCGTCATGAGCTCGCCGATGCGCGCGGCGCCGTCGAGCATGGAGTACTCGGTGTGGACGTGGAGGTGCGCGAAGGAGTCTGCCATGGCCCCTCGATCCTACGTCCGGGCACCGACGCGGCATGCCGTCGCCACGGCCCGGCTCGCGCTCCGGTCAGTCGTGACGGAGCAGCTCGAGCGCGTGCGCGAGGTCGGCGGGGTACTCGCTCGAGAACACCGCCTGCTCCCCCGTCGCCGGGTGCCGGAAGCCGAGCCGCTTCGCGTGCAGCCACTGCCGCTCGAGGCCGAGCCTCGCGCTCAGCGTCGGGTCGGCGCCGTACATCGCGTCGCCGAGGCACGGGTGGCGCCTCGCTGCCATGTGCACGCGGATCTGGTGCGTGCGGCCGGTCTCGAGGTGCACCTCGAGGAGGCTCCCGGTGCGGTGCGCCTCGAGCGTCTCGTAGTGCGTGATCGCGTGCTTGCCGCTCGAGACGACCGCGAAGCGCCACTCGTGGCTCGGGTGCCGGCCGACGGGCGCGTCGATCGTGCCCGCGAGGGGGTCCGGATGGCCCTGGACGGCAGCGTGGTAGACCTTCTCGACCTCGCGGTCGTGGAACGCGGCCTTCAGGCGCGCGTAGGCGAGCTCGCTCTTCGCGACGACCATCAGGCCGCTCGTGCCGGCGTCGAGCCGGTGCACGACGCCCTGGCGCTCCGCGGCGCCCGAGGTCGCGACCGAGACCCCCGCGGCGGCGAGCGCGCCGACCACGGTCGGGCCCTGCCAGCCCATGCTGGGGTGCGCGGCGACGCCCGCGGGCTTGTCGACGACGACGATGTCGGCGTCCTCGTGCACGATGCCGAGCTCCGGCACGGGCGTCGCGACGATCCGCGGCTCCTCGCGCGGCGCCCACGTGAGGTCGAGCCACGCATCGCCGACGAGGCGGTCGGACTTGCCCATCGTGCGGCCGTCCTGCACGGCGCCGCCCGCCTCGAGCATCGTCACGACCGCGGTGCGCGAGAGGCCCAGCAGCTTGGCGATGCCGGCGTCGGCGCGCACGCCGTCGAGGCCAGGGGGCACCTGGAGGAAGCGCGACTCCATCAGCGGCGGACCATCAGCGGCGGACCATCAGCGGTCGGGCTGCGTGGTCTCGTCGGCGGGGCCCGCGGCCTCCGCCTCGGGCTCGTCGGTGCGGCGCACGCCGTCGAGGCCGACGTTCGCGAGCACGAGCAGCACGATCGCGATCATCGACGAGACGATGAAGATGTCGGCGACGTTGAAGATCGCCGGGAAGCCCCAGACCTGGATGAAGTCGACGACGTGGCCGACGAACAGCCCGGGCTCCCGCACGATGCGGTCGGTGAGGTTGCCGAGGGTGCCGCCCAGCACGCCGCCGAGCGCGAGCGCCCAGCGGACCGAGCCGATGCGGCGCAGCTGCGAGACGATGAACACTGCGACGGCCGCGGCGAGGATCGTGAAGATCCAGGTGGATCCCGCCGCGAGCGAGAACGCCGCGCCCGGGTTCCGCACGAAGTGCCACTGCAGCAGCTCGCCGAGCACCTGCGTGACGTCGCCCTCGCGCATCGTCGCGAGGACCCATTCCTTCGTCGCGAGGTCGAGGCCGTACGCGACGGCGGCGGTCCCGAGGACGATCGCCAGCATCCGCCAGCCGATCGACCTCGGGACCGCCGTCGTGGAGCCAGTCACCGAGCGGGTGCTCAGCTGTTGCTGCCCTGCCCGCCGAAGGCGAGCGAGGAGGAGCGGTCGAGGTCGCGCAGCTGGCTCTCGATGTAGCCGCGGAGCTTCAGGCGGTAGTCGCGCTCGAAGCTCTTGAGCTCGTCGATCTTCGCCTCGAGGCCCGTCTTCTGCTCATCGAGCTTCGCCTTCTGGTCGGCGTAGTCCTGCTCGAGCTCGGCCTTGCGCTCGGCGGCCTGGTCCTCGATCTCCTTGGCCGTCGCCTCGGCGGCGGCGATGAGCTCGTCGCGCTTGGCCTCGCCCGCGGCGATGTGCTCGTCGTGGACGCGCTCGGCGAGCGCGATGAGGGCGCTCGCGTCGGACGCGCCGGTCGAGACCGGTGCGGCGGGCGCCGCCTCGACGACCTCGGGCGCCTCTGCGGCGGGCGCCTCCTCGGCGACCGGCTCGGCCTCGGCGACCGGAGCGGCCTCCGCAGCGGGCTGCGGCTCCGCGGCCAGGGCCTCTGCCGCCTTGGCCTCGGCGGCCTGGGCGGCCTCCTGGGCGGCGGCGAGCCTGCTGCTGCAGGCTCGGCGTTCTCGGCGCGCAGCGCGTCGAGCGCGGCGGTGTCCGCCTCGGGGGCGGGCGCGACACCGGCGCGCAGCTGCTCGTTCTCGTCGGTGAGGCGACGCAGCTCCGCGACGACCTCGTCGAGGAAGTCGTCGACCTCGTCCTGGTCGTAGCCGTCCCGGAAGCGCGTCGTCTCGAAGCGCTTCTGGAGGACGTCGTCAGGAGTCAGAGCCATGGCAAGCCTTTCTTGGTCGGCCGCCGGCCCGGCGGGGTCGGCGGCGCAGGTTCACTGTACCCGTCCCGGACGGCGTGCCCTCGATCCTAGCCCGGGCCGCGGCCGCGCACCTGCCGGGCGCCTGGGCGACGGGGCGCAGCGGATCAGGCCGCGCCGACCATCCGGAAGGGGCCGATGACGGTCATGAGGATGAGGAGCGCGAGCAGCAGCACGAGCATCGCGAGGTCGAGCATCGCGCCGCCGATCCGCAGCGGCTTCACGAAGCGCCGCACGAACCGCAGCGGCGGATCGGTGAGCCGGAAGATCCACATCGACAGCAGGAGCATGAAGCCCTTGGGCTTCCAGTCCCGCCGCAGCTGCATGACGAAGTCGAGGATGATCCGCGCCCAGAGGACGTAGAACGCCAGCAGCGCGGCGGTGTGGACGATCCAGGCGAGGATCGCGACGATCGACACCTGGGTCAGTGGGCGAAGACGCCCGAGTCGGCGTCCTCGTCGACCGAGCGGCCGCCGGAGACGGCGATGTGCTCGGGGCTCAGCAGGTAGACCTTCGTCGTGACGCGCTCGATGCGGCCCTCGAGGCCCTGCGTGAGGCCCGCCGAGAAGTCGATCAGGCGACGCGCGTCGCCGTCGGTCATCTGCGAGAGGTTGATGATGACCGGCGTGCCGGCGCGGAACGCCTCGGCGATGGCCTTGGCATCCTTGTACTGGCGCGGGTGCACCGTGAGGATCTCGCTCATGTCGCTCACCTTCTGCGCTGCGCGGAGCTTCGTGACGGGGGCGCGGCGCGGCTCCTCGACGCGCTCGCGGGGCTGCGGGGCGCGCTCGTGCTCATCCGTGCGCTCGACGGGGCGGACCTCCTGGGTCAGCTCGTCCTCCTCGGCGAAGCCGAAGTAGATCGCCGCCTTCTTCAGTGCGTTGCTCATGGGGATCCTCCTCGTGGACTGGCTCAACGCTAACCGGCGGCGGGGCGATCGCCCGTGATTGCCGTGCCGATCCGCAGGTGTGTCGCGCCGTGCTCGAGCGCCTCGCGCCAGTCGGCGCTCATGCCCGCGGAGATCCAGTCGGCGGCGGGGTCGATGCGGCGCACGCGCTCGGCGAGCATGGCGAGGCGCTCGAAGGCGCGGCCGGGCTCCTCGTCGAGCGGCGCGACCGCCATGAGGCCGCGCAGGCGCAGGGCCTCGGACGCCGCGACGCGCTCCGCGAGGGCGTCGAGGGCCTCGGGCGCCACGCCGCCGCGGCCGGGGTCGTCGGTGAGGTTCACCTGCACGAGCGCGTCGCGCGCGGGCCGCTCGTCGCCCGGCTCGCCGCCCTCGAGGGCGTCGACGAGCGAGGCGGAGTCGATCGAGTGCAGCACGTCGGCGTAGCGCGCGACCTGCCGCGCCTTGTTGCGCTGCAGCTGGCCGACGAAGTGCCAGGTGAGGCCGAGGCCCGCGGTCTCGGCCGCCTTGTCGCGCGACTCCGGGTGGCGGTTCTCGCCGAAGTCGCGGTGGCCCGCGGCCGCGAGCTCGCGCACGAGGGATGCGGGGTGCCGCTTGGTGATGACCACCAGCGTGACGGGACGCGCCCGGCGCGCGTCCTCGAGCTGCTCGAGGAACGCGGCCAGGCGCGTCGCGGGGGCGTCCGTCATGCGTGCGTCAGCGTGCTCGCGTCAGCGCAGGAAGTCGGGGAGGAACTCGTCCTCGTCCTCGTCGACCTGCGTGAGGGGCTGCACGGGGCCCGTGAGGTGGTCGGCGACCGGCGGGGCGGGCACCGGGCGGCGGTCCTCGCCCTCGGGGCCGGGCGCGCTGCGGCGCTCCTCCCCGCGCGGGCGCAGGCCGATGTCGCCGCGGGCGGCGGTGCGGATGACCGAGTCGTCCTCCTTCTGCACCGGGCCGGCGCCGTCGAAGCCCGCCGCGATGACGGTGACGCGCACCTCGTCGCCGAGGGTGTCGTCGATGACCGTGCCGAAGATGATGTTCGCCTCGGGGTGCACGGCCTCCTGCACGAGCTTCGCGGCGTCGTAGGTCTCGTGGATGCCGAGGTTGCTGCCCGCCTGGATCGAGAGCAGCACGCCGTGCGCGCCGTCGATCTTCGCCTCGAGCAGCGGGCTCGCGACCGCGAGCTCCGCGGCCTTGATCGCGCGGTCGGCGCCCCGCGAGGAGCCGATGCCCATGAGCGCGGAGCCCGCGCCCTGCATGACCGACTTCACGTCGGCGAAGTCGACGTTGATGAGGCCCGGGGTCGTGATGAGGTCGGTGATGCCCTGGACGCCCGCGAGGAGCACCTGGTCGGCCGTCTCGAAGGCCTCGACCATCGAGATGCCCATGTCGGAGATCTCGAGCAGGCGGTCGTTCGGGACGACGATGAGGGTGTCGACCTCGTTCTTCAGCGCCTCGACGCCGGCCTCGGCCTGCGCCTGGCGGCGCCTGCCCTCGAACGAGAACGGCTTCGTCACGACGCCGACCGTG
This genomic interval carries:
- a CDS encoding YggS family pyridoxal phosphate-dependent enzyme; protein product: MTDAPATRLAAFLEQLEDARRARPVTLVVITKRHPASLVRELAAAGHRDFGENRHPESRDKAAETAGLGLTWHFVGQLQRNKARQVARYADVLHSIDSASLVDALEGGEPGDERPARDALVQVNLTDDPGRGGVAPEALDALAERVAASEALRLRGLMAVAPLDEEPGRAFERLAMLAERVRRIDPAADWISAGMSADWREALEHGATHLRIGTAITGDRPAAG
- the ftsZ gene encoding cell division protein FtsZ: MTSNNNYLAVIKVVGVGGGGVNAVNRMIDLGLRGVEFIAINTDAQALLLSDADVKLDVGRELTKGLGAGADPEVGRRAAEDHAEEIEEALAGADMVFVTAGEGGGTGTGGAPVVARIAKSLGALTVGVVTKPFSFEGRRRQAQAEAGVEALKNEVDTLIVVPNDRLLEISDMGISMVEAFETADQVLLAGVQGITDLITTPGLINVDFADVKSVMQGAGSALMGIGSSRGADRAIKAAELAVASPLLEAKIDGAHGVLLSIQAGSNLGIHETYDAAKLVQEAVHPEANIIFGTVIDDTLGDEVRVTVIAAGFDGAGPVQKEDDSVIRTAARGDIGLRPRGEERRSAPGPEGEDRRPVPAPPVADHLTGPVQPLTQVDEDEDEFLPDFLR